In Balaenoptera musculus isolate JJ_BM4_2016_0621 chromosome 16, mBalMus1.pri.v3, whole genome shotgun sequence, the DNA window ACTGCAAGCATACCATCCTTCTTTTATGTCTGGGAATATGGTGAGAAAACTTCTCTGGCCATCAACAAAGGATAGGAAATTGTTTAAGAAGACCAGAGATTCCAGCTCTATCCCATGAACAGTTAGAGTTATTGGtttggggaatttcctggcggtcctgtggttaggactctgcactgtCACTGCCaagagcctgggtttgatccctggtcagggaactaagatctggtAAGCCTcgcggagcagccaaaaaaaaaaaaaggagttattGGTTTATTATAACAGTTAGTTGCACTTTGGAAAGGAGAAGACAGCATGCCGGGGGTCTGGGATATAGGGCAGATCTGTCTAATGCAGTGAGGGGTGATAAGATCTAGAAGGTTCTCACTGCAGTGGTGTGGTACTTTGAGGGCAGCTTGAATGAGCACAGACACTGGAGCGTGAAGGCTCAGTGGAAGAATTAGAGACCAGTGTGATGTTCCACATGACAAAAAGACTCAAAGGATAGAGTCATCTACTTTATAATTTCCTTAAGGCTAGGTCTAGGCAACAACATTCCTTTGGAAAATACCTGCAAAGTTATCGTAATttcatctttaactttttatatctttgtctttcaaaatgcaaataaccTCCACTTAAGATGCTTACCTGGTTATAATGCAGTAGGTTCTGAGTTGGGGTTCCCCAGTCAAAACCTTGGAATTTCCCAGACTTAACAGCCTAAtgtagagaaattaaagacacaaggaaattaaaaagtcacttggctatgtaaataataaaatgccaACTTTTCCAAGtagtttacttttaatttaaatattatttaaaatttttttctcattccaaaAATAGACTATTAATCCTCCACAACAATTTATTCAAGTTTAAATGCAGctttgcttgaaataatttcaagtCATAATCATCATTTATTTCTTGTTACCCAAAGCACCTGTTTTTTGTAGGATTTTCATTCACATGGATTGATAGATATTTTCATCTGGTAGTCACGTGCCAGAAAAATTCCCTTTTAGAAGCATTTGACAGAACATTTTAAGACTGTGCTTTAGGTAAATTGTTAATGGTTTAGGCCCACAAAAAAAGTTTTAGCAGCTTGAAATGATACCTGACTCCAGTGGAGGGCGTTTTGAACTGAAGTTCCTGCTGGATTATGTGTTAGATACACATCTAAGCGACTCTAGAAAGcaaacacacaagcacacacatgcGCACTTAGATGTATGTTCAGTTTCTCACAAACATCTAAGACTTAACTTTTTCTGATCCAGATCAAGTTTTATGGGCAGCATTACTGGCAGGATATGAGCAAAAAAGGTGTACATCAATTTATGGCTTGCAAACTGTGATTATATGGGCTAATTTCGAGGGTATATAACTAAACTAAACAATTTTGAGGGAGAATAGTTGTCAGTGTATAATACTATTAGTAGCAAAACATGATATTCTATGAGCAAAACATGATATACTATGAGCATTGTTTTGTACTATGGTCTATATACTTTACAtatgttagctcatttaatcttcacaacaactcatTTCATGGATAAGGAAATCAAGATGGAGGAGTTCAAGTGCGCTGCAAAGATAGGATTTGAATTTAGGCTTTTACCCTGAATCCATATTCTTAACTATTTTCTGATACTGCGTTTTGTCATATGTGCTTTTAAACATCCACTTGGTGCAAAGCAAGTGAAATAGAAGGTAAAGAGTGTGGACAAGATCTTACATAAATAGTTGCTCTGAAATAAGTTTTAGAAAGTTTATGGAGATGACTatcagcattaaaaatatttaaagtaatatttattcaatatctaGACATATTTTTCCTACAGAGGAACCTGACAACTTGGTTCAATGCCTCCCCTCACAGAATTTAAATGTCATACCAATTATTCAGGTGATCAGAAGTGAGtagggagttttttgttttgttttgtttttcctacaaGCTGTTTACTTCAGGGCACAGTGAGGTGATGGAAGAAACGTGGAGGCAACAAAACTGGGAGCAATGACTTGTGATTTCTCTTGGGCTTATCTGCATATCATGGACAGAATTCTGAAGTGACTCCTGGTTCTAATAAAGTACCATTCCTAAGTGATGATGAGACAAGTAATCATGAGGGTTGctcaaaatattcagaatagaaATTTCAATGCATACAAACCATGTTCAAGTTTTTATTGTCAAATCCAGTAATGGCAAACAAGGCATTCCTACAAAGGATATCCAGTATCTCATGGGAGCACACTTCAGCAccaataaaactttcaaaaaaattgtGTGGGTAGAACATTTTGTTACCaaatagaatctgaaaaataaaagcatcattAAAGATTTGCAAATAACAAGCTGCAGAAAAGACATTAATTTGTCTTGTTTACTGGTACAAATGGGAATAGACATTATATTTTCATACTTCTATATGTTGTCTTAAGAGGTTTAAATACTCTCTCTCATTGAATCCCCACAATAAAGATATGGAATGGACAGGGCAGGTATGAGTATTGAGTATTAATTGCTGCATTGAGAACTGCACTGGCTGCTGATAAGTATAAGACACAGAGTTACAGTCTAGTTGGGGTCATAGGAGTTAGGGAATAAACTCATAAAACAACATGGTAGAATATCATAATAAAGTGCCAAGATGTGTGAtttcagcaataaataaataaataaataaatcaggagGGGAAATGGTGACTTCCAAGCCATATTTTCAGCAAAACCTTTAAGAAGACAAAGAGGCTTGGTagtttaaaaattgaaaggaCACACCCTAATTGTTCTTAAAATAAGTAGACActttgttatccccattttatttaatttattttttattgaagtatagttgatttacaatattatgttagtttcaggtgtacaacatagagactccatattttcaaaattataccccatacaaagttattataaagtattaactctattccttgtgctatacattatatccatgtgacttacttattttataactggtagtttgtaccctgttatccccattttatatgtGAGAACATAAGGCTAATGAATAGCCAGGATCTTGGTCTAGTGAGAACTGGATTACAGCTAGAATCTTGATCTAAGCCTCAAGCCTCTGACCTAAGGtctaatgcttttttaaaaacctctctcTACATTGCCTGtcagaaaatctgaatatgaGTAAGAAACAAACAAGTTCTGAATCAATGCAACCTGTAAACATACTCAGGGTCATCacacaattttacattttgagTAAAAGCTTTACAAATGTAGTTGGTCTGTAGGTAAAATCTCTTAGATTTTAGGCATGCGTGTTaattgagtggaaaaaaaaaaaagaatagcactCAACCACAGAAGAAAATGGCATCATTAAGTTTTGTAGCCTGAGGTAAACTGTTCTCCTAAAGgagactgtgtatgtgtgtgtatgggttgGTTTCGGTGGGTGGGAGAAGTCAGTGATTAAACATtggaaaaaggaaagattatTAATTCCCTACCATGTATGCCTCCATAATATTTACAGTTTCTTGAAATCTATGCTACTGCCCTATGAAATCCTCATTTAAAGAGGAAGGAGCTCTAAGGAAAAGGCTTGGAAAGCCAAGGGTATATGATAAGGGGTCTCCAAGTCCTTGCCGCACTTCACCATTGCTATCTTCCccctgtctctctttttcccttcccttccttttctttcctatccTTCTTCTTCCCACTTTTCTCGAACCAGGTGGTTTAGGCTTCTCATTTGactcttttgcttttatttccctttccctggTCTTGGGGGGGAATCACAGCCTTGAAGACCTGTGTGGGTGCTTGGTAAAGAAACATCCACGGAAGGAGCAAAAACTCTCCCAGGCATTGCTAATCCACACAAAGTAATCGAGAATAAAGAAATCAGTGGGGATCTCATAAACTATAATGGGGATTCAACCATGGTCAGTGCTATTcaagaaataatataaacatgTTAATTTCCATCCTTGAATATAAACATGATTGTCCACCAGGTGTTTGTTCTCTTTCCATCACTTTGAAATCCACAAACAATTTAATATCTTAGACCCAGTTAAAGGGAATCACATACcttgaagaggaagggaggaatgagTGCAAGTTTGTTCAGCTGGGTTTTGGTATACTTCACCGTGGCAACTGGGGCTAATGCATAGAAGGCTTTGATTTTTTGAGCCAGCGTGGGATTGGTAGAAAAGGCTATaaaacctgaaaaagaacaagaaaatgtgaaaaggtgtgtgtgtgcgtgtgtgctttACAAGTGTGACATTACTTTGGACTTACTAGGGGTGCCATCTGGGACAACCTGAAATTGACAAAATGatcatattttagtatatttgttttattttcatagatgCTCTCTAGGAACATGAGGATAGAACTTTTTGATAGTTGTAATAAACTCTTTCATCTGACTTTAGAAAATAGGCCAACTTTAGAATAATCATGTGGTaacaaaaatgttataatttatattacaaCAGGTTTGGTTCAGTTTAAAATTATCTAATCTCATAACAATGAgataattaacatttaatatgAGTAGGGTATATGAGTGGAAAGGTTAAAGCACAAATTTGAAATATGTCCAAACAGAGTTTGAAACCTGGTTCTGTGATTTATTAGCTTTGTGATATTGGAAAAGTCACCTAAACTCTaagagccttagtttcctcatctaaaaatgcATGTAATAATGAATGCTTCCTTGGGTTGTTTAGGAAGTACTTGAGGTGAATCATGTAAAGTATTTACCAGGAACTagtcacatagtaaatgcttgACAAATGAGAAGCcgagataattccaacatctatATACAATAAACATTCTCAGCCCGTctgattttaattgttttcatgaACAGTAGCATATAAATAGACTGGGTTCTAATCAAAGAATTATCAACTTAAATTCTTTACAGTTGAATTACATAGGACAATCTCTCCCTACTGTTAATAATGACATATCGATGAGACTCAATAATGCCCTGAAACAAAATTTTTCCGATTTATACAATGGCCTCAGTTACATAATATCCAGCCTGATCCCAGTGGAGGAAGAATGGTCTTTCCAAGAGCACTCTGTTTATTAAGGGATTCTTTATCTGGTTGCCTAACTCTGCAGATATCAGCCAACAGATCACCCAGAGTAAGCAAGAATCACACGCAAGGAGCCTGAGTGGGTGTCCATGGGTCCATATAAGGTCAGGACAGGTGACTTCTCAGAATAAACTTAATCCCACTTTAGACACAATTCTATCAAGGATACTTATCTAACTTTCAAGTACACACCAGATTGATTGGAAGATGTAAATTAGAAGGCAGAAAAAACTTCCCGAAATTTATGAGTATGGTGACATAATGACAACTATCCAAtggtgagaaagaagaatgaaaagaagttcaaATGAAAGAAGTGCAAAATTTAAATACTCAAGAGACTGGTAGGTTGGAGTTATTTTGTGTCAGGACAAGCAGTTCTATTGATAGCAATAACTCCGAAGGAAATTGTTGCATTTCAGCTAAATGCAATCATTTTATAGCCCTATATCATTGAAAAAAAGTTAAGCTATGTTCAAcatgttctattttaaaaagcatgggcATTGGTCATAAGTTGAGGTAGATTTCCATCCAGAAGGGTTAAAGTTTGGATAGTTTTGGAAACTAAAGGAGTAAATTTTAGGAATCTAGAACATTTCTCACTTTTTAACAAAGAATTTGAATCCATGGTTAACCATGTGTTTTGTTGCTGTTCTTCATTGCCCTGATTTCTCTTCGAGTACAAGGCATTTATTCAGCTGAAGCTGCAGGGAGACTTTTGATTTTGCATTTGCTCGAGAGAACCCAAGGTCCCTTCCTGGGTCATCCTGCATTGAATGACTGGTCAACAAGTGGGTAAAGGGCCAGTCAGCTAGTCCCACTGATGAAGACTCTGAAGAGCCATCTCGTACAGAGCTGGCTGAGGACTTCTGGGGACTGCATCACTgctcaacttctccctctgcctagTCCTGCTTTTTTGCCCTTTCCTCTAAAagtgcttttattaaaaaaaaaaaaaaaatagcgcAAATCCTCATCTCCTTGGGCCCATAACATATTACACAATGACAGAAACATTGGGAAGCTCTTCCTCACTGACCCTTTTTTCTGTCTAAAATTCTACCAGTGGGATCCATGCTTTAGGATGAACAAGCAGTGGGAAGAGAACTTCCACAAGCTTCTACCAACTATTTCATCCACTTTCCTGAATATGTCCATATATGGACATTCGGATTGCTTAGAATTGTAGTAGGAAGTAATGTCACTGGCTCACTGTGAGGATCAGCATAAAAAATACACCATTATTTCTCCCATATAATTCCCTACTCCCCCTTCTGCTttcatcctttctcttccctttacaGTTTCTCTCATGGTCTCTTAAATTTCCTTGATTATGCTTTTGTCCCAACCATTCCACCAAAGTTGCTGTTAGAAAGGTCCCCTTTTAGCTTCTAGGTTGCCAGAACCAATGGTCAGTTCTCAGACTTCATTTCACATGATTGATCAAAGCCTCTTCCACAGTTGACTGCAGTATTTTCCTAATAACACTTTCTCTACTTGTCTTCCAGAACACTAGACATTCCTGGCTTCCCTTACGCCACAGTCACcattattttccagtttattcACTTGATTCGTCCTCATCTTCCAAATCAACTGTGGCCCAGGCCTTAGTGCTTGGACCCCTCCTCTTTTCTGTCTGAGCTCAATTCTTTGGTTATTGCATCCTGTCTCATGTACTGATGATTCGCATTTTGTATTTTCAGCCCAATCTTCCCTCCTAAACTCCAGATTTGTATCTACAGTTGATTGCTTGACGTTCCACTTGGATCTCCAATAGCACCTAACACTTGGGTCCAGAACTGAGCCCCTGGTCTCCCCACCACCTCAGCTGTTCTTACTGTCTCCCTCGTCTTCGTTAATGGCATCTCCATCATCTCCGTGCTCTGGCCATAAATCATggtgtcatccttgactcctctttctCTTACACTCTATATCCATTATTAAGCAAATTCTGctggttcccccccccccctttctatatatatatgaaatacgtCTAGAACCTAACCAGGTATCTTTACCACCCCCTCTTCTAGGTCACTATCATCTCTCCCTTGGGTTACAGTAAGAGTTCAGTGACTGctttctctgctccagccctGTTTTCCTTCAACAACTGGAAGGATCCTGTTAACATGTCAGATCATGTAACTCCTCTACTCAAACTTTTCTATGGCTTCCTTTTCACTCAGAGCGAAAGCAAAAATCCCTACAACAGCCCCAAAAGCCCTGAATAGTCGGCCCTCCTCACCACTCCCACCCAactcatctctgtctctctcaatctGATTCATCCACACAATGAACAGCCCCATTGCTGTTCCTTGAATGTGCTGCGTGTGCTGTAGCATCAGATCTTTTGTGCtatctgttccctcttcctggaatatcAGTCTTCCAGGTATGAGCTTGGCTCACTGACTTCCTTCATGTTTACTTAGAAAGTATTTGGTGGTGTTCCTGGTATAAAATTGCTGTGTACCCCTCTGATGCTCCCTAATCTGAccccctgatttatttttctcttcatagtATTATCATTATCTAGCGtagtatatattttacttttttatttttattattttctctacctTCTCCTGCTAGAGTATAAGTAGTAGGAAGACAgagattttaaactatttaatttttgctgtatTCTTAGGATACATtataggtgctccataaatatggTTGAGTGAATGGAATAAACTTAGACCAGAGCCTGTGTGGTACAAAGTTTCAGAGCATTGGTTTGGGCGTCAGATTTCCTGACCTGGTATCTGAGCTACCCTATTTGTAATAACTGTGTTACCTTACACGAACTATTTATTTACCTGCTCttaatttcattatatatacaaTAGGAATAATAATGGTCTTGTATCATTGGGTTGCTGTAGACATTATATAATGACTGGAAAGCAATTAGCATGATGACCAGCATGTCTGCATAACCACTGGGAAGGGGTCTATATGAACTAAACTACCTGCTAACTGCTGTTACCTACCAATGGTGGTGCCCTGGGAATGGCCAACATAGTGTAGCTTCTTCTgtccagttttatttaaaatgaagttgattgtggatgGAAGGTCATATGTAGCCATTTCATCGAAGctgcaagaaaaaaagacagaataaaattgaatatatttccttGCTATACTTTCTCTAAGTCAAACCTATTTCAGCTAAGGTTTCCtttgagaaatagaaaactaGATTCTCTAAGCATTGCTGCTTATAGACTATTAGTGAGTGTCAGGGGCTCTTTGGGGTGGCATCTCATAAACAGCTGACATCATTTCTGAAGCACAGCATTACAGCTGCAATTTAACCCAAACACAATAGTAGCTGTAGCTGGGGAATACTTCTACCCTTGAACCTGAATGTCAGATTTAATCATCATTTGTATGTTGTGTTCCACTGCCATGTAATATGAACAGATGCTCTATTTTATTGTTTACAAATCAGCCAGAATAACCTTTTGAAAATGAGAACAGGCTATGCCACTACCCTGTTGAAAACTTTCCAGAAGCTTCTCATTACACTTAGAATGAACTCCAAGGCCTTCACCAAGACCTACTCAGCCTGGCCTGATCTGGCCCTTGTCAGCATCTCTAGTCTCCCCTCCTCTCACTCGCCCTCTTCCTCGCTACACTCGGAACACGCGAGCTTCTTTCACTTCCTGGAACTTCTAAGAGCACCTTTGCACCTCAGCATCATCGGGCAAATTCTCTTCTCCACTTCCATTAGTAATTTCTAGGAATAAGGCACAAGAGGGCCAGTGAGAGGAAATCTTTGATAATCTCCCCATGGTGTCAGAATTTCATTGTCTTCCCCACCTCCACTTGAATACTGACGATGACAGGTGCTATTCATGAACCCCAACTGGGTTTAACCTTCTAGTAATCCGTGTGGATGTTCCTTCAGAATCTGCTGGGGGCAGCAAATTTCCTTGCTTCAGTCATTTCGCTCATTCCTTGTGGAAAAGCATATTCAGGGAATCCCGTAATAGTGGTTGCTGGGATCACAGACAGTTTGGAGGAAAGGCTACCCTTGGAATGAGGTGTAAGGAAGAATCCAAAAATGTATTAGAATGAAGATGACTTCCTTCTCCTCCTATTTGGAGTGTAATTTGTTAAAATGAGGCTGGATTGGAAACAGTGAATACCCACGCCTTTTaactcaatatttattttcaatcgTCCCTTTTCTTTACCTGAAAGCCCAGAATTCAGCTGAGTCTGGTGAATAGAATAAATTTGTCCTGGCCCAGGTATTTCCTCTGCTGTTTCCCAGCCACACATCATATCCAGCATCCGCCAGGAGGAAACCCAGGCTGTTGCTGGGTAGGTTGGAAATCCAGTTTGTGGCCGATGCGAGGAAACCATGCTGCAGAAGCACAACAGGTCTCTGACCTAAAGAAGAAAATTGTTAAAAGCTTTATAAACTCACTCCTTATTCTCAGATAAACATGAAGATAGAAACAGGCTTTTATATGACTAGAATTTAAAAAGTTTGCTTGGTGAGGTGAATATTTCTGAATACGTTATCTTAATTGtggtgacagtttctcagatgaAAAAACGtgtcaaattgtacactttaaatatgtgcagttgaTTGTATGCCAATTAAACCTCAAAAAGCTattgaaaaaattatattctaaggAAATTCAGCATTATGTTAATTAAGTGGGTCTTCTATTCAGGGGCTCTGAGTTTCCACCCAGAACGACAAACTAATATCATGGGCCAGTGTGCTTCACATCAGAGAAACCAATGTAAATCTGGTATCACTCAGACCCTCAGCTTAATCTCAGAGACCAAGGTGGTTCAGGTTTTTTTTGAATAACTTAATCTAGTGTTTTATGATTAGAATATTTTTGACTGGAATGTATTTGATTCAGGATTTGAgacactcatttttttccctcataccAATCCTACCTAAATGATTAGCATCATTCTTCCCATGAGGAATCCGATAGACCTGAAGGACGTAACCATCTGCAGTTATAACTTCATGCATTTCACTTCGGTAACCCCAGTAGGAAATCATCTGACTCTGAATGcagaaaagacaaaacatttaGCTTCATGAGTATGCTTGGCCacttttgattattaaaatagaatttcttaTTGGTTGGGGTAACATGTACTATGTAAAGAAATCTTTCAGACTttataataaatcataaagaaTTAATGAGAGCAATAGTGTCAATATCTTTGGaagtgttgttttttaaatattagtgatATGAATAACTTACAATATTCATATTGGCTTCAGGGTTCATCGCTTTTTTTCCcaggaaacaaaatgaatttcCAAACATGTGGATGAAACACATTGCTACAAGTAGCCACCACATTTTCAACctattaggggaaaaaagttatTGCATGATGTTTGTGTTTAAGGAGAGCCTGAGAACAAGGACTCGCCGCAGAGGGAGCAAGGCCGGCAGATGGCAGGAGGACCCGGGTCCGAGGATCCAGTGCTTGGTATATGAGGTCCAACAGGGTCTTGTCTTCAGAGAACTCACCGCATCATGAGGAGAGAGACAGATGTGTAAAGAATCCTGCAGTGGAGTGCATCATGTGCCCAGATGAAGACCAAAGCCCAGAAAAGGGCATGTCCAGTCCAGGATCCCTCATCAAGGCCTCATCAAAGAAGGACTTTGACTTCTGTCTGGAACCTGCAGATTCCCATGTGATCAAAACCACGGGAAGGACACTCTCAGGCTTGCCTGTcacagggagagggctgggggggcTGGGGCATGGGGCGGGCGGAGGGCAGGAGTCCAGCCCCACACTGTGCCCCATCATAATGGACTCAGCAGTGTAGTCCTGTCTGCTCACCTCCCCAGGATTGTCTGTCCTTCCAACCCATTTCTCAAACCAGGTTTCTAGCCTTAGCCATGAGTGTCCGCAAAATCTCTACCTGAGTTTCAAAATGTTGTACCTTCACTTTAATAATAATCTAAACAAACTGACAGGAGCATAAAAAAATTTTGCATGTTGTAAATGTTACAATATAACATAAAGtcatgatattgagctgccttgCTATTTGCTTCATAGATTTTCCATTTATTACCTTATCTGTCCTACTGTTCTCCTTGTTTCTCATCACTTTGTCAATTAGTAGGTTTTCACAACACTTCTGCTATTCTGGTAATTTATTCAGCTTTATACATGATTCTATTTTCCCAGAGGACCTTTTATTTATCAACCTACCCTTGTAGCCTTGATGTCAGAGCTACCATTTACCATCTGTTATGGTTTGAGTTGGTTTCCCCCTGACAACCCGAAAAATAGATATGTTCAAGTCCTCAGCTCAATACCTCCGAATGTCACtgcatttggaaatagggttattACAGGCGTAATTTAAGTTAAGATGAGGAAATACAGGAGTAGGGTGAACACTTAATCCAATATGAGTGGTCTCCTTttaagaagatggccatgtgaagacagagacacactgAGAGAATACCATGTGACAATAAAGGCAGAGATGTAAGCTATTCAGCTGCGAGCCAAGGGGCAAAAGAGTCTGCTGGACAACCACCAGAAACCAGGAAGCGGCAATGAAGGATTCCTCTACATGTTccggagggagcatggcccttcagacaccttgattttagatttATAGACTCCCCAAATGTAAGAcaataattttctgttattttaagccgcCCAGTTGTGGTACTTTGTTCCGGCAGTCCTAGGAAATTGATATACCATCTgtcagaaaagggagagagaattaaTACCCGGAATGATCGTCTTttttgaaactgtgaataaaacaGGGAAGTCTGTCTGTTTTGTATGTGAGAACTTCCTTTAATTCCCTCAGAATGGCAGACTAAATGTTACTCAGACATTGACAATACAGagaaatttttctattattgctttaaaatatctGGATTCAAAGATGACCTATTAAATAACTCTTGTTCACTCGCTGTACTACACATGATGCACACTAAATCAGTGACCATTGTTCTGTTTTGAACTTCTAGGTGTCCTGATTCCTCTCCATTCCTACTGCAAAGATCTCCATCaactcttcccctctccctaATGGATACTTTTCCTAAGGGATGCCTGCACTAGCATAATCCTGCTCCCACCCCGACCTTGGAAATGCTCCACTGTGTTCCATTTGCAACCTTGTAATTTTTTCGAAGTTTCAGACTTTTATTTTCCCCTACCCTCTTTTTGAAACCATCATATCCAAATGTGGCTGTAGTTTCCACAGCTGCAGTCTTCTGCTCTAAACTTGACATGTTTATTCGACAAGGAAAATGTTAGCCTGAGGGATACATGAAGGAATGGCATGTTCTCTGCCTTCAAGAGACTTATAATGTAGTGATAGTTCAGCAGTACCAGCTCTTTCTACTTGCTCTCTTACCTGTACTGTCCATGCATTTCTCATTCCCTTCTACTTCAGGTCTACTCAGGGCCTATGTGCTTGCTCTTAAAATCCCATAAGTAAACTGAAGCTTTAGATATAGTCAAACAGAAGGATGACTAGGTACCAAGGTAGCTATACAGCATCCTTCTCAGTCCTTGGCTCCATAAACATTTgctgctcaataaatgaaaattaattatactATTAGTAGTACTGCTCAAACCTAATAAGTCTCTTTGTTAGCCTCATACTTTCTAACTAAGagctaaaattaaatttaaaatgactgaCCCTACTATTCCTAAGAGCTGCCTATGGCCCTTTatcttttatcaaaaattaaaataaaaattatttctcattcacTATATGAACCACAGCAAGGCttattaggattatttgttccttAAGAAACAAATTTGTGTATGTTGTTTTGACCAAGGCTGTAAAAAGCTCAATTCAAAGCTC includes these proteins:
- the LIPF gene encoding gastric triacylglycerol lipase isoform X2 encodes the protein MWWLLVAMCFIHMFGNSFCFLGKKAMNPEANMNISQMISYWGYRSEMHEVITADGYVLQVYRIPHGKNDANHLGRTDAGYDVWLGNSRGNTWARTNLFYSPDSAEFWAFSFDEMATYDLPSTINFILNKTGQKKLHYVGHSQGTTIGFIAFSTNPTLAQKIKAFYALAPVATVKYTKTQLNKLALIPPFLFKILFGNKMFYPHNFFESFIGAEVCSHEILDILCRNALFAITGFDNKNLNMSRLDVYLTHNPAGTSVQNALHWSQAVKSGKFQGFDWGTPTQNLLHYNQATPPNYNLTAMDVPIAVWSGDNDLLADPQDVDLLLPKLSNLIYHKEIPTYNHLDFIWAMDAPQEVYNEIISMMAEDKK
- the LIPF gene encoding gastric triacylglycerol lipase isoform X1; amino-acid sequence: MWWLLVAMCFIHMFGNSFCFLGKKAMNPEANMNISQMISYWGYRSEMHEVITADGYVLQVYRIPHGKNDANHLGQRPVVLLQHGFLASATNWISNLPSNSLGFLLADAGYDVWLGNSRGNTWARTNLFYSPDSAEFWAFSFDEMATYDLPSTINFILNKTGQKKLHYVGHSQGTTIGFIAFSTNPTLAQKIKAFYALAPVATVKYTKTQLNKLALIPPFLFKILFGNKMFYPHNFFESFIGAEVCSHEILDILCRNALFAITGFDNKNLNMSRLDVYLTHNPAGTSVQNALHWSQAVKSGKFQGFDWGTPTQNLLHYNQATPPNYNLTAMDVPIAVWSGDNDLLADPQDVDLLLPKLSNLIYHKEIPTYNHLDFIWAMDAPQEVYNEIISMMAEDKK